A portion of the Luxibacter massiliensis genome contains these proteins:
- a CDS encoding cation-translocating P-type ATPase produces the protein MDHHKRVPWHTQELTEVYNILHTSEEGLSDAEAAERLKQNGCNELRPKPPKSILQMLREQIIDPMVLILIGAAALSAVLQEWTEAVVIFTIVIVNAIIGIVQGKKAQSSLEALRNMSAPTARVLRQGEESIIPARELVTGDIVMLSDGDMVPADLRLIASANLKVQEASLTGESVPSEKEAEDILPEDCPLGDRSNMAYTSAIVTYGRAAGVVVAAGMNTEVGNIAGMLDNQDDMDTPLKQKLNAVGKTLTIIGLIVCALILSLGVLYQRPLIPQFLIAVSLAISIIPEGLPATATIVMALGVQRMAKKNALIRKLPAVETLGSATVICSDKTGTLTLNKMTVTHIAVNGDFESGKTTLVENAAQHHPNVYKELVYAAALCNDASFDPDREGGIIGDPTEGALIYMAQAFGIDHENLEDRYPRTFEQPFDSVRKRMTTVHQIDNRWTAYTKGAVDEMLPLCTYILTGDGVRPITDTDKKNIISLCLSMSESALRVLGFATRFLSAPPADDENIESGLTFIGVTGMIDPPREEVAASVRTCRQAGIRTIMITGDHKVTALAIAKALNIYRTGDTVISGDELDVLADSELDRLVKTTTVFARVSPADKLRIIQSLKRTGEVAAMTGDGVNDSPALKAADIGVAMGITGTDVAKDASDMILLDDSFTTIAYAIKEGRRVYRNIQKVIQFLLVGNIAEILTLLIATLFNWEAPLLAVHILWVNLATATLPALALGVDPASKNIMKHQPVKSGTLFGKDLVRRVITQGIFVSIMTICAYWIGMSAGNHVTGETMAFCVLAFSQMLRAFNQRSNTEPIWVRTEGINPWLIISFAASGLLMACILFIPGLRNAFQLTLLNGAQWLTVIGLSLLSIIQVEIVKWFYNRSNGASQQ, from the coding sequence ATGGATCATCACAAACGCGTGCCTTGGCACACTCAGGAACTTACAGAGGTGTACAATATATTACATACCTCTGAGGAAGGATTGAGTGATGCCGAGGCTGCCGAAAGGCTCAAACAAAATGGGTGCAATGAGCTGCGCCCGAAACCGCCAAAGAGCATCTTACAAATGCTGAGAGAACAGATTATTGACCCTATGGTTCTAATCTTGATAGGTGCGGCGGCATTGTCTGCTGTTTTACAGGAATGGACAGAAGCGGTGGTAATCTTTACCATCGTCATTGTAAATGCAATTATTGGTATTGTACAGGGAAAAAAGGCGCAGTCATCACTGGAAGCTCTGCGTAATATGAGCGCTCCTACAGCCCGTGTACTGCGTCAGGGCGAGGAGAGTATCATTCCTGCCAGAGAATTGGTTACAGGTGATATTGTAATGCTCAGTGACGGAGATATGGTTCCAGCTGACCTGCGTCTGATTGCCTCTGCCAATCTGAAAGTACAGGAGGCTTCTTTGACGGGAGAATCTGTTCCTTCAGAAAAAGAAGCAGAGGATATATTGCCGGAGGATTGTCCCCTTGGTGACCGCAGCAATATGGCATATACGTCAGCTATTGTAACTTATGGGCGTGCCGCTGGTGTTGTCGTTGCTGCGGGCATGAATACCGAAGTGGGGAATATTGCAGGTATGCTGGATAATCAAGATGATATGGATACTCCGTTAAAACAGAAACTGAATGCCGTTGGAAAAACACTTACCATAATTGGCTTAATTGTTTGCGCTTTAATTCTTTCCCTTGGAGTATTGTACCAGCGGCCTTTAATCCCACAATTTCTTATAGCGGTTTCTCTGGCAATTTCTATTATCCCGGAGGGACTGCCTGCGACAGCTACGATTGTGATGGCATTAGGCGTACAGCGCATGGCCAAGAAAAATGCACTTATCCGCAAATTACCGGCGGTGGAAACTTTGGGAAGTGCGACAGTGATTTGCTCTGATAAAACCGGTACCCTGACTTTGAACAAAATGACTGTGACCCATATTGCAGTCAACGGTGATTTTGAAAGTGGAAAAACTACGCTGGTGGAAAATGCTGCGCAGCATCATCCAAATGTATATAAAGAGTTGGTTTATGCCGCTGCGCTTTGCAACGATGCAAGCTTTGACCCAGACCGGGAAGGGGGGATTATCGGTGACCCTACTGAGGGCGCATTGATTTACATGGCGCAGGCATTTGGTATTGACCATGAAAATCTTGAAGATAGATATCCACGTACATTTGAACAGCCTTTTGACTCTGTCAGGAAGCGCATGACCACAGTACACCAGATTGACAATCGCTGGACCGCCTATACAAAAGGGGCGGTAGATGAAATGCTGCCGCTTTGCACGTACATTTTAACTGGTGACGGTGTGCGCCCGATTACAGATACAGATAAAAAGAATATTATAAGTCTTTGTCTTTCTATGTCAGAGAGTGCTTTACGTGTACTGGGGTTTGCCACGCGTTTTTTATCGGCTCCTCCTGCGGATGATGAAAATATAGAATCAGGCCTGACCTTTATTGGTGTAACCGGTATGATAGACCCGCCGCGAGAAGAAGTAGCTGCATCTGTGCGCACTTGCCGTCAGGCGGGTATTCGTACTATTATGATTACCGGAGACCACAAGGTGACAGCTCTTGCGATTGCCAAGGCCCTGAACATTTATCGGACTGGCGATACAGTGATCTCAGGTGATGAACTTGATGTCCTGGCAGACAGTGAACTTGACAGATTGGTTAAGACAACAACTGTTTTTGCCCGTGTGTCACCGGCTGATAAGCTGAGAATTATTCAAAGTTTAAAGCGGACCGGTGAGGTTGCCGCAATGACGGGAGATGGTGTAAATGACTCTCCTGCCCTGAAAGCAGCGGATATTGGTGTTGCTATGGGAATCACAGGGACAGATGTGGCAAAAGATGCTTCTGATATGATTTTGCTGGATGATAGTTTCACAACTATCGCATATGCAATTAAAGAGGGGCGGCGTGTCTATCGAAATATACAGAAAGTAATCCAATTTTTGTTGGTAGGGAATATTGCGGAAATCCTGACTCTGTTGATCGCTACATTATTTAACTGGGAGGCGCCGCTTTTGGCTGTCCACATTCTCTGGGTCAATCTGGCTACGGCTACTCTTCCTGCACTGGCGTTAGGCGTTGACCCTGCCAGTAAAAATATCATGAAGCACCAGCCTGTTAAATCGGGGACATTATTTGGAAAAGACTTGGTGCGCCGTGTGATAACGCAAGGTATTTTTGTGTCAATTATGACAATATGTGCTTACTGGATTGGAATGTCGGCAGGGAATCATGTCACGGGCGAAACAATGGCCTTTTGCGTGCTGGCATTCTCCCAGATGCTGCGCGCTTTTAATCAGCGTTCGAATACAGAGCCTATATGGGTACGTACAGAAGGAATAAACCCGTGGCTGATTATTTCCTTTGCTGCCTCAGGCCTGTTAATGGCATGTATTTTGTTTATTCCAGGTTTAAGGAACGCATTTCAGCTCACTTTACTGAATGGTGCGCAATGGCTAACCGTAATTGGATTATCTTTACTCTCCATTATCCAAGTGGAAATTGTGAAATGGTTTTATAATAGATCCAATGGCGCCAGCCAGCAGTAA
- a CDS encoding Na+/H+ antiporter NhaC family protein: MDGSMFIGTWWSLVPPLLAIILAFVTKEVYSSLFMGVAVGALLYSGFRPWDSFISFFEIMKNSMNLNILIFDVLLGMIIVLMAKSGGSAAYGNWAGTKIRSKKSALLATTGLGILIFVDDYFNCLTVGSVMRPVTDRYQVSRAKLAYIIDSTAAPVCIIAPISSWAAAVNSYVPEDAGITGFQLFIRTIPYNLYALLTIAMVFYVIITGFDFGLMKRHEENARKGDLFTSGAEEFEQVGEEASSSRGKVADLILPVLVLIISAIGAMIFTGFQGGATDVVTAFSGCDAETSLIFATMLTILFMLVLYLPRKVISFKGFMDSFVEGFKLMIPAVAILIFAWSLKGMGDALGIADFVGKVVGNNATASIAVPAIMFMIAIFLAFSTGTSWGTFAILVPIVVAMFSNSNNMEMMVISVSAVLAGAVCGDHVSPISDTTVMSSAGAQSNHLNHVSTQMQYAVVVAIVCIVGYIIAGIVKIWWVALSLSLAILLIVLTVMKNMQKSRNGEPR; this comes from the coding sequence ATGGATGGTTCAATGTTTATTGGCACATGGTGGTCTTTGGTGCCGCCGCTGCTGGCCATTATTTTGGCGTTTGTAACGAAGGAGGTCTATAGCTCCTTATTTATGGGGGTGGCTGTGGGGGCGCTTCTTTACTCTGGATTTCGGCCTTGGGATTCATTTATATCGTTTTTTGAGATTATGAAGAACAGTATGAATCTGAATATTTTGATCTTTGACGTGCTGCTTGGCATGATTATTGTACTTATGGCCAAGTCTGGAGGTTCGGCTGCTTATGGCAATTGGGCCGGTACTAAGATTAGGTCGAAGAAAAGTGCCCTGCTTGCCACTACTGGATTAGGTATTCTGATCTTTGTGGATGACTATTTTAACTGCCTGACTGTGGGGTCGGTTATGCGGCCGGTAACAGACAGGTATCAAGTTTCCAGGGCAAAGCTTGCTTACATAATTGATTCTACGGCGGCCCCAGTCTGTATTATCGCTCCGATTTCAAGCTGGGCAGCGGCGGTAAATTCCTATGTCCCGGAGGACGCAGGAATTACAGGGTTCCAGCTCTTTATAAGGACAATTCCCTATAATTTGTATGCGCTGCTCACAATTGCCATGGTATTTTATGTGATTATTACAGGATTTGATTTCGGCCTGATGAAAAGGCATGAGGAAAATGCCCGGAAGGGAGATCTGTTTACATCAGGGGCGGAAGAATTTGAGCAGGTAGGAGAGGAGGCCTCTTCTTCCAGGGGAAAAGTGGCTGACCTGATTTTGCCAGTGCTTGTTCTGATTATCTCTGCTATTGGAGCCATGATTTTCACAGGCTTTCAAGGAGGGGCGACAGACGTTGTGACGGCATTTTCCGGTTGTGATGCAGAGACAAGCCTTATTTTTGCCACAATGCTGACCATTTTGTTTATGCTGGTTTTGTACCTGCCAAGAAAAGTAATTTCTTTTAAAGGATTTATGGATAGCTTTGTAGAAGGGTTTAAGCTGATGATTCCGGCAGTCGCCATCCTCATTTTTGCGTGGTCTCTTAAAGGGATGGGAGATGCCCTGGGCATAGCAGATTTTGTAGGGAAAGTCGTTGGGAATAACGCTACAGCCAGCATCGCGGTCCCAGCAATTATGTTTATGATTGCTATATTCCTTGCATTTTCAACGGGCACTTCATGGGGGACGTTCGCTATCCTTGTGCCGATTGTTGTAGCCATGTTTTCCAATTCTAATAATATGGAAATGATGGTAATATCTGTGTCAGCAGTATTGGCAGGAGCTGTGTGCGGCGATCATGTGTCTCCGATTTCAGACACAACGGTTATGTCCTCTGCCGGCGCGCAGAGCAACCACCTCAACCATGTTTCTACACAGATGCAGTATGCAGTGGTGGTAGCTATTGTATGTATTGTTGGCTATATCATAGCGGGGATAGTTAAAATATGGTGGGTTGCCCTTTCACTGAGCCTGGCAATTTTATTGATCGTACTTACAGTGATGAAAAATATGCAAAAAAGCAGGAATGGAGAACCTAGATGA
- a CDS encoding ABC transporter ATP-binding protein, translating into MAELIVRDVALSYDNTKIIENISIELHDNELVCLLGASGGGKTTLFNVISGLHHPDCGTVMLNGEEITGQPGHISYMLQKDLLLPYRTIEDNTALPLLLRGMKKKAAREQVSPKFEEFGLEGTQKKYPHQLSGGMRQRAALLRTYMFSKEVALLDEPFSALDTLTKSEMHRWYLDVMDKIHLSTLFITHDIDEAVLLSDRIYLLTGRPGRITEEIIIQEPKPRREGFSLSEEFLGYKRLIMEKLYACQ; encoded by the coding sequence ATGGCGGAATTGATTGTAAGGGATGTGGCATTATCCTACGATAATACAAAAATTATAGAAAATATTTCCATTGAACTTCACGATAATGAACTGGTCTGCCTGCTGGGCGCCAGCGGAGGAGGGAAAACCACTCTTTTCAATGTGATTTCAGGACTGCATCATCCCGACTGTGGTACTGTAATGTTAAATGGTGAAGAGATTACCGGACAGCCAGGGCATATTAGTTATATGCTGCAGAAGGACCTGCTGCTTCCATATCGGACAATTGAGGATAATACTGCCCTGCCCCTTCTGCTTAGAGGGATGAAGAAAAAGGCTGCCAGAGAGCAGGTGAGTCCTAAATTTGAAGAATTTGGACTGGAGGGTACACAGAAAAAGTACCCCCACCAGCTTTCAGGGGGCATGAGGCAGAGGGCGGCGCTTCTTAGGACCTATATGTTTTCTAAAGAAGTAGCTCTTCTGGATGAGCCTTTCAGTGCGCTGGATACTCTGACAAAAAGTGAAATGCACAGATGGTATCTGGATGTCATGGATAAAATACATCTCTCTACCTTGTTTATTACACATGATATTGATGAAGCCGTCCTATTATCAGATAGGATCTATCTTCTGACTGGGAGGCCGGGGAGAATTACAGAAGAAATCATAATTCAGGAACCTAAACCAAGACGGGAGGGGTTTAGCCTGTCAGAGGAATTTTTAGGTTATAAACGGCTGATAATGGAAAAGCTTTATGCCTGCCAGTAG
- the asnA gene encoding aspartate--ammonia ligase, whose product MEQLKIPQGYRSPLTIRETEVAIKEIKDHFERSLAKALHLTRVSAPLFVRPESGMNDNLNGVERPVSFGIKEQDEASAEIVHSLAKWKRYALKHYDFHSGEGLYTDMSAIRRDEETDNIHSLYVDQWDWEKIISKEERNMETLEYTVRKVYSALKETEDFISRRYNYIEPLLPDDIFFVTSQELEDMFPGKAPKERERLIAKSKGAVFISQIGKTLSSGERHDGRAPDYDDWELNGDIIVYYPVLDIGLELSSMGIRVDEDSLERQLKAAGCEERAQLPFQKALLDRELPYTVGGGIGQSRICMYYLRKAHIGEVQSSLWPDDVAQCALSSGIQLL is encoded by the coding sequence ATGGAACAATTGAAAATTCCCCAGGGATACCGCTCTCCTCTTACCATACGAGAAACAGAGGTGGCGATTAAGGAAATCAAAGATCATTTTGAACGGTCACTGGCAAAAGCGCTTCATTTAACCCGTGTTTCAGCACCTCTGTTTGTCCGCCCAGAATCTGGCATGAATGATAATCTAAATGGTGTGGAACGGCCGGTCTCATTTGGCATCAAAGAGCAGGATGAGGCTTCCGCTGAAATCGTACATTCCCTGGCAAAATGGAAAAGATATGCATTAAAACACTATGACTTCCATTCCGGCGAAGGGTTGTATACCGATATGAGCGCTATACGCAGGGATGAGGAGACAGATAATATCCACTCTTTATATGTTGACCAGTGGGACTGGGAAAAAATCATCTCCAAAGAGGAACGCAATATGGAGACATTAGAATATACAGTCCGCAAAGTATACAGTGCTTTGAAGGAGACAGAGGATTTCATCTCCAGAAGATATAATTACATAGAACCCCTACTGCCAGATGATATTTTCTTTGTCACTTCCCAGGAGCTGGAAGATATGTTCCCTGGTAAAGCTCCAAAAGAAAGAGAACGCCTCATCGCCAAATCAAAGGGGGCTGTATTTATATCTCAAATCGGCAAAACCCTCTCCTCCGGTGAGAGACATGACGGCCGTGCGCCTGACTACGATGACTGGGAATTAAACGGGGATATAATTGTTTATTATCCTGTTTTAGATATAGGGTTGGAGCTTTCCTCCATGGGAATCCGGGTGGATGAGGATTCCCTGGAAAGGCAGCTTAAAGCTGCAGGCTGCGAAGAGCGGGCTCAGCTTCCCTTCCAGAAAGCGCTGCTGGACCGCGAGCTCCCTTATACAGTTGGAGGAGGAATCGGCCAGTCACGTATCTGTATGTACTATCTGCGAAAAGCACATATCGGCGAAGTCCAGTCTTCTCTCTGGCCGGACGACGTGGCACAATGTGCCCTTTCCAGTGGAATACAGCTCTTATAA
- a CDS encoding C39 family peptidase — protein sequence MIKIDAPYIDQSEKYPTGCESVSAVMLLQYLGYPVTVDEFIENYLEKDSFETRDGELYGPNPNQHFCGSPYDGESFGCYAPVICRALTKVAGEKYEIFDETGASLDSLLEKYIDKGMPVIFWACINMKEPIKGPCWKLKDCNQTFTWISNEHCMLLVGYDDHAYYFNDPYENNGVIGYPRNVVEDRHKAQYAQAVGIRIKKD from the coding sequence ATGATTAAGATTGATGCCCCATATATTGACCAGAGTGAAAAATACCCTACTGGGTGTGAAAGTGTCAGTGCTGTTATGCTGCTTCAATATTTAGGATATCCTGTCACCGTAGACGAATTTATTGAAAATTATTTGGAGAAGGATAGTTTTGAAACACGGGATGGAGAACTCTATGGGCCAAACCCAAATCAGCATTTTTGCGGAAGTCCTTATGATGGGGAATCTTTTGGGTGCTACGCTCCGGTTATCTGCAGGGCGCTTACAAAAGTGGCAGGTGAAAAGTATGAAATTTTTGATGAAACAGGGGCCTCCCTGGACAGCTTGCTTGAGAAATACATTGACAAAGGGATGCCAGTTATTTTCTGGGCCTGCATTAATATGAAGGAACCCATAAAGGGGCCCTGCTGGAAGCTAAAAGACTGTAATCAAACGTTTACTTGGATTTCGAATGAGCACTGTATGCTCCTGGTGGGATATGACGACCATGCCTATTATTTTAATGACCCCTATGAAAATAATGGAGTCATCGGATATCCAAGAAATGTGGTGGAAGATAGGCACAAAGCGCAGTATGCCCAGGCAGTGGGCATAAGAATCAAGAAGGACTGA
- a CDS encoding ribokinase, whose product MKVLNFGSLNLDYVYAVDHMVTPGETLSSGGMQTFCGGKGLNQSIALAKAGAEVFHAGLVGDGGDILLDVCRNAGVNSDYISRVEGPCGHTIIQVDRNGQNCILLYGGANRKVTEEYVNQVLANFHSGDILLLQNEINLLDYIIKRAYEKKLTIILNPSPYNEALKSCDFNKVSMFLLNEVEGAQVTGQPEPEEILEELRRLYPDAKIILTLGSAGAVYQDAKVQYRQSIFPVKAVDTTAAGDTFTGYFIASILEGMSVPDGLRMAARASSVAVSRAGAAASIPLRREVDEYNI is encoded by the coding sequence ATGAAGGTTTTAAATTTTGGTTCACTTAATCTGGATTATGTATATGCGGTTGACCATATGGTGACCCCTGGGGAGACTTTGAGTTCAGGGGGAATGCAGACTTTTTGCGGAGGTAAAGGCCTGAACCAGTCTATAGCACTGGCAAAAGCCGGGGCAGAGGTGTTTCATGCAGGGTTGGTCGGGGATGGTGGGGATATCCTGCTTGATGTGTGCCGGAATGCCGGCGTAAATTCTGATTATATAAGCAGAGTAGAGGGGCCCTGCGGGCATACAATAATACAGGTTGACAGAAATGGCCAGAACTGTATTCTTTTATATGGAGGGGCAAACAGAAAAGTAACTGAAGAATATGTCAATCAAGTATTGGCTAATTTCCATTCAGGGGATATTCTCCTGCTTCAGAATGAAATTAATTTACTGGATTATATTATTAAGAGAGCATACGAAAAAAAGCTGACAATCATCTTAAACCCATCACCATATAATGAAGCTTTAAAATCCTGTGATTTTAACAAGGTATCTATGTTTCTGCTCAATGAAGTGGAAGGAGCACAGGTAACCGGCCAGCCGGAACCGGAGGAAATATTAGAAGAACTGAGAAGACTATATCCGGACGCAAAAATCATATTGACTTTGGGAAGCGCAGGGGCAGTATACCAAGATGCAAAAGTACAATATAGACAAAGTATCTTTCCAGTTAAAGCAGTAGATACGACCGCTGCCGGCGATACATTCACAGGATATTTTATTGCTTCTATACTAGAGGGGATGTCAGTCCCTGATGGACTCAGGATGGCGGCCCGTGCCTCATCTGTGGCAGTCTCACGGGCAGGGGCAGCGGCATCTATACCCTTGAGGAGAGAAGTGGACGAATATAATATCTGA
- a CDS encoding ABC transporter substrate-binding protein yields MKKKLIAMILTVALAAAASGCGTETKQEDGEKSTDKDLDKITFVLDWTPNTNHTGLYVAQEKGYFQDAGLEVEIVQPPEDGAEVLVGSGKTQFGISFQDSMMPAVIGENAMPIEAVAAVLQHNTSGIISRKGEGMDRPKGMEGKKYATWNLEMEQAILKNVVEADGGDFSKIEMIPSTVTDEVSALEGNSVDAIWIFYGWAGIATEQAGLETDYFAFKDINEVFDYYTPVIIGNSEWMEENPDTAKAFLSAARKGYEYAIDNPQEAADILCKEAPELDEDLVLASQEYMKDQYKAEVEQWGYIDPARWNAFYNWVSENGLSETEIPENTGFTNDYLE; encoded by the coding sequence ATGAAAAAAAAATTAATAGCTATGATACTTACGGTTGCTCTGGCCGCCGCGGCTTCAGGCTGCGGCACAGAGACAAAGCAAGAGGATGGGGAGAAGAGTACAGATAAAGACTTGGATAAAATTACATTTGTACTTGACTGGACTCCTAACACAAACCATACAGGTTTATATGTGGCGCAGGAGAAGGGGTATTTCCAGGATGCAGGGCTGGAGGTTGAGATTGTACAGCCCCCTGAGGATGGCGCAGAAGTTTTGGTGGGTTCAGGAAAAACCCAGTTTGGCATTTCATTCCAGGATAGCATGATGCCTGCAGTTATAGGAGAAAATGCGATGCCTATCGAAGCTGTTGCCGCTGTCTTGCAGCATAATACTTCTGGGATTATTTCCCGTAAAGGGGAGGGGATGGACCGCCCTAAGGGAATGGAAGGTAAAAAGTATGCCACATGGAACCTGGAAATGGAGCAGGCAATCTTAAAAAATGTGGTAGAGGCAGACGGAGGTGATTTCAGTAAAATCGAAATGATCCCGAGTACTGTGACTGACGAGGTATCTGCCCTGGAAGGGAATTCTGTAGATGCCATCTGGATTTTCTATGGATGGGCCGGTATAGCCACAGAGCAGGCAGGGTTGGAGACGGATTATTTTGCATTCAAGGATATCAATGAAGTGTTTGATTATTATACACCTGTCATTATCGGTAACAGTGAATGGATGGAAGAGAACCCTGATACCGCAAAGGCGTTTCTTTCAGCGGCTAGGAAGGGTTATGAGTATGCCATTGATAATCCTCAGGAAGCGGCAGACATTCTGTGTAAGGAGGCGCCGGAGCTGGATGAAGATCTGGTACTGGCGAGCCAGGAGTATATGAAGGATCAATATAAGGCAGAAGTAGAGCAGTGGGGTTATATTGACCCTGCAAGGTGGAATGCATTTTATAACTGGGTGAGTGAGAACGGATTGTCAGAGACAGAAATACCTGAGAATACTGGATTTACAAATGATTATCTGGAGTAA